A genome region from Bacillota bacterium includes the following:
- the lspA gene encoding signal peptidase II, which produces MSPLGKASWLPLGLVALAVIVLDRLSKAIVVRKMAEFQSIPVIPGVFHLTYVRNPGAAFSLLPDKTGFLVVVGLVVVVGIVVFGPRLVRMGAVYAATLGLILGGTLGNLWDRLRGGLVVDFLDLRVWPVFNVADSSLVVGVLILSYLIIRAPDGGPLAGDRPSGGGGET; this is translated from the coding sequence GTGTCACCACTGGGAAAGGCATCGTGGCTACCGCTTGGTCTTGTGGCCCTGGCCGTCATCGTCCTCGATCGGCTCTCCAAGGCCATCGTCGTTCGCAAGATGGCCGAGTTCCAATCGATCCCCGTCATTCCGGGGGTCTTTCATCTCACCTATGTCCGCAACCCCGGGGCGGCGTTCAGCCTCTTGCCCGACAAGACCGGCTTCCTGGTCGTCGTCGGCCTGGTAGTGGTCGTCGGCATCGTCGTCTTCGGCCCTCGGCTGGTCCGGATGGGCGCCGTCTATGCGGCGACCCTGGGGCTGATCCTCGGGGGCACCCTCGGAAACCTCTGGGACCGCCTGAGAGGCGGCCTCGTCGTCGACTTCCTCGACCTCCGGGTTTGGCCCGTCTTCAACGTCGCCGACAGCTCACTGGTGGTCGGGGTACTGATTCTGTCCTATTTGATCATCCGCGCCCCGGACGGGGGCCCGCTCGCCGGGGACCGTCCAAGCGGCGGGGGAGGGGAGACCTAG